The Humulus lupulus chromosome 3, drHumLupu1.1, whole genome shotgun sequence genome window below encodes:
- the LOC133825616 gene encoding uncharacterized protein LOC133825616: MEVGEGHLFIMDRIMSWNIRGLNNPKNQCEIKQLIFNKKIGLVGLLETRVKTQKLGEVYTRMFSGWWFSSNNAWHKGGRIIISWNLSIFHIDIRFCTSQLMHLEVRSNNGHECFLVTFVYAFNDVNGRDILWRDLKFLAGGHKQPWVILGDFNDILNADERVGNRVQGGSSSTFKDCIEECQLEYVKYSGCFFTWNNKQDKEGRIYSKIDRVMANQEWIIQYELTEVMFLSEGTFDHSPAILLTLKRLKGVLKDINKQGFNNIQAADNIAYQDMKSKQDCLNKDPLNEQLIEQETAARMEYIAVHKRFLSFLYQKSKLAWIKEGDDNTHLFHSSIRARRIRNKIYSIQDMACNWVDNPGAVIVALLNYYQELLGTKLENKIRVQTNIVECGAVLS; the protein is encoded by the exons ATGGAGGTGGGGGAGGGCCACCTCTTCATAATGGATAGAATCATGTCTTGGAATATCCGGGGCCTCAACAATCCTAAAAACCAATGTGAGATTAAGCAATTAATCTTTAATAAGAAGATAGGATTGGTTGGGCTCTTGGAAACAAGGGTGAAAACCCAGAAGTTAGGAGAAGTTTATACGAGAATGTTCTCAGGGTGGTGGTTTTCATCTAATAACGCCTGGCATAAGGGTGGCCGAATAATAATTAGTTGGAATCTGTCTATATTTCATATTGATATCAGATTTTGTACGAGTCAACTGATGCATTTGGAAGTTAGATCGAATAATGGGCATGAATGTTTCTTAGTTACTTTTGTTTATGCCTTCAATGATGTAAATGGACGAGATATCTTATGGCGAGACTTGAAATTTCTGGCAGGAGGTCATAAGCAACCATGGGTGATATTAGGTGATTTCAATGATATTTTGAATGCAGATGAAAGGGTAGGCAATAGAGTGCAAGGAGGTAGTTCTTCAACGTTCAAAGATTGTATAGAAGAGTGTCAACTTGAATATGTGAAATATTCGGGATGCTTTTTCACATGGAATAATAAGCAAGACAAAGAAGGCAGAATTTATTCGAAGATTGATAGGGTTATGGCAAACCAAGAATGGATTATTCAATATGAACTTACGGAGGTTATGTTTTTATCTGAAGGTACTTTTGATCACTCTCCAGCAATCCTTTTA ACGCTAAAGCGCCTTAAAGGAGTTCTCAAGGACATTAACAAGCAAGGTTTTAATAACATACAAGCTGCTGATAATATAGCTTATCAGGATATGAAAAGCAAGCAGGATTGTCTAAATAAGGATCCATTGAATGAACAATTGATAGAACAAGAAACAGCAGCAAGGATGGAATACATTGCAGTTCATAAGAGATTTCTCTCCTTTTTGTATCAAAAATCAAAACTGGCTTGGATTAAAGAAGGCGATGATAATACACATTTATTCCACTCAAGTATTCGAGCAAGGAGAATAAGGAATAAAATTTATTCTATTCAAGATATGGCTTGTAATTGGGTGGATAATCCTGGAGCAGTAATAGTAGCTTTACTAAATTACTATCAGGAGCTGTTGGGAACTAAGCTGGAAAATAAAATAAGGGTACAAACCAATATTGTAGAATGTGGGGCTGTTTTATCTTAA